In a genomic window of Branchiostoma lanceolatum isolate klBraLanc5 chromosome 12, klBraLanc5.hap2, whole genome shotgun sequence:
- the LOC136446076 gene encoding histone acetyltransferase type B catalytic subunit-like: MGLSRNELESFVCRANDVIDIKLVRKESDLEDGKTTFRPELTHQVFGETENIFGYKDLLVKLYYTAGRLTTYLSMSYSQKVDPVRHEGMQADEVLKNIAEKIPPGFCTNIDDFAMYIPKEATFQPYGTLLHSYKRETEGGHRQFEIYKADMSIPGFREFHERLQMFVLWFIDAGSFIDVDDEKWNYYLIFEKYACDGSHRYATVGYLTAYSYYAYPDKLRPRISQVLVLPPFQRLGHGVELLQTAYRDMRENTDVLDITVEDPSEECLRLRDFVDCVNCKILPAFSPQLLKGGFTADMAQQAQEKLKINKKQARRVYEILRLEQTDISNAAEFREFRLDVKRRLNAPFRKESSYIEKLRKILKPEELVVAMEDFSVENRQAKLEEMFQDNLTHYKRVLERLAVA; this comes from the exons atgggtctgTCCAGAAATGAGCTGGAGTCCTTTGTTTGCAGGGCTAATGATGTCATCGACATCAAATTAG TCCGTAAAGAATCTGACCTGGAAGACGGCAAAACTACTTTCCGCCCTGAGCTGACTCACCAAGTCTTTGGTGAAAC TGAGAACATATTTGGGTACAAGGACCTGCTAGTGAAGCTGTACTACACCGCAGGACGTCTCACCACCTACCTGAGCATGAGCTACAGTCAGAAGGTGGACCCAGTCCGACATGAAGGAATGCAG GCAGATGAAGTTCTAAAGAACATAGCTGAGAAGATACCACCAGGGTTCTGTACCAACATTGATGACTTTGCCATGTACATTCCAAAGGAGGCAACTTTTCAGCCCTACGGAACACTGCTGCACTCCTACAAGAGGGAGACTGAGGGGGGGCACAGACAATTTGAGATTTACAAG GCGGACATGTCCATTCCAGGGTTCCGTGAGTTCCATGAGAGGTTACAGATGTTTGTGTTGTGGTTCATCGATGCAGGCTCCTTCATAG aTGTGGATGATGAAAAGTGGAACTATTATCTAAT ATTTGAGAAGTATGCCTGTGATGGAAGTCACCGCTATGCTACAGTGGGATACCTTACGGCCTACAGTTACTACGCCTACCCTGACAAGCTCAGGCCAAGGATTAG ccaAGTCTTGGTGCTGCCCCCGTTCCAGCGACTGGGCCATGGTGTAGAGCTACTGCAGACTGCGTACAGGGACATGAGGGAGAACACTGACGTCCTGGATATAACAG TTGAGGACCCGTCAGAGGAGTGCCTGAGGTTGCGAGACTTTGTGGACTGCGTGAACTGCAAGATCCTGCCGGCTTTCTCACCGCAGCTCCTGAAGGGTGGATTCACCGCCGACATGGCTCAACAAGCGCAGGAGAAACTCAAAATCAACAAG aAACAAGCCCGTCGAGTGTACGAGATTTTGCGCCTGGAACAGACCGATATCAGTAATGCTGCCGAGTTCCGAGAGTTCCGTCTGGACGTGAAGCGTAGACTGAATGCACCATTTAGG AAAGAGAGCTCTTACATTGAGAAGCTGAGGAAAATCCTGAAGCCAGAGGAACTAGTGGTGGCCATGGAGGACTTCAGTGTTGAGAACCGACAGGCGAAACTAGAGGAAATGTTTCAAGACAACCTCACACACTACAAAAGGGTGTTGGAGAGGCTGGCAGTCGCCTAG